The nucleotide sequence TATGAAGTAATTTTGGAGAAATTTTAATATAGAGGTCTGTAAATTAAAATCAACAATTTTTAATTGTCTAGGAATTTCTTTACTAGAAAATTAACAACATTAGTGGATTGGTGTCAAAACCCATTTTGGATCTTGATAGATTTAGCACAATTTTGGGATCACCAGAATCACATTTTAAAGTAACCTAGGTGCCTTTGTAAAAAGCTTTATTGAGGCCAAGAGAACATTTTTTTAAAGGTTGGCAATCTTTTATTTGAATGGAAATGCTGAACTGCACTTATAAATTCAATTTGGTGAACCTATAAATTAAGGTTGACAAATAGCTGTCTTTTATGATGAAATCTTCACCCGAGTTCTAATTCTCACTTTTATATGCTCCCCCTTCAATAAAGCAGTCCGGaatgtcttttatttttttgttttcttctttaggTCAACTGTTGATATTGTTTGTATTGTGGCTCTGATTCATTTTCTATATCACCTCTTTGGCAGTATTGCAAAACATCTGGAGTCTGCAAACACCATGTTTTCATTCATTTGGTGGATTATTGGATTCTATTGGGTATCTGCTGGAGGCCAAGCCTTGACACATGATGCACCACAACTTTACTGGTCATGCTCAAATCATATATATCCACATATTTCTTTCAAACTTGTTTCAACatgcttattattattatcatcattttttttgcatTTCTAATTGTTCCCTGGTTGATTTATGTTTGCAGGCTTTGCATTGTTTTTCTGGCATTTGATGTGTTCTTTGTTGTTTTTTGTGTTGCTCTCGCGTGTGTTATTGGTGTTGCTGTTTGCTGCTGCCTACCATGCATCATTGCAATTTTATATGCTGTTGCAGATCAGGTAGCAAACACAAGGACATTCTTCTTTTCCTGTAAAGTATTGATTGTGATTTATATTCTGGATTAAATCACTTTAATTTGATACTGTTTCAAGACTGCCAATTCTGTGTTGGAGCATGACGGTCACAAATAAATTTGACAGGATAGAACAGATCAATGCTAATTATTTTATGACaggaaattttttttatcactGATGACAAAAGCTTATCTTGGTAGTATGGAACATTGTTGCAATTCTATTACATAACATTAGCACCTGAAGACAGTAATATGAAATTTACCAGTATGCAATGGAATTCTATTGATGTCCAATAGCACTGGGTCAACCTCATACAAGATTCAGCTTTGATTGGAAAGGATGTTAAGAATTTTTTAGTTACATGACTCTGGCTAAAGCATGAGGCATGTGTTACACTAAACCTTGTCTATTTTACTCATGATAGACAGCCCTCCTGAGGCCTTTAACATGCAAGTGTACCAACAATGCAGTTATGAGGAGCACATGTGATTCTGATATTCTTTATCTTGTTACCCTAAGTAGTAAAGACCAACAACAGAAGGTGAAAGCAGATCATAAATATAGTGTGTTTTACATGGTGCTATATTTTTGTCTGTGCTGatgttaaaaaattaagaaaatttcTCATAAATGGCATGTGGGTTTatgcttttaatttttattaaatgatGAGTAACTGATGGTATGGACAATTACTCATTTTAGCTTATATTGAAATACATATGCATGTCTGTCTGTGCTGCCGGCCAAATATGGAGGTTGTCCCTTATATTCTGTAAAACTTTGATAGTATAAGGCCTTCAGAAATAGCACCAAATTGAGGCTGAAAGAATTTATGCTAAATTTGTTTACTCACTTTCAAATGAAaatgcttcttttttcttctcaacatatatCATCTTGCTATTTTTTGTCCTTAATATCGAGTCAATCCGATGTATGAACTGCCATACAAGTATGACATCTTAGGAAAACATTGTCTGGGATCTATTAGTACGATCAGGTTTATGTACTCAATGATCTGCTCAAGAAATGCTTACAAACTATGAGCAGGACAGGCTTGTTTTATCTGCAAATTTAGCTAAATGTTTAAACACATTTGTTGTTAAGACTTTTAGTTGTTTCCACATAATCAGGCATCTGATTTGCCTGTActggcttttctttttccccatTTTTAATCAGGACATCAGTTAAGCCTGCCTTAAatatttgttttctatagatttCCATGATAAATTATGTAAAGACTTTCTTATGTTGGACCAAATAGTTTATTTGTCATTTGTTTCCCTTCTAAAGCAGGAAGGAGCATCCGACGTAGTCATCTGCCAACTTCCAAAATACAAATTCCGAAGAATTGGTGATTCTGAAAAACTTGGTGGCGACATATCAAGGCCATCTGGTGGAATAATGACAGAGTCTGGCAGTGATCAACCCATCGAGCATGTTCTTTCAGCGGAAGATGCGGTAGGATATCTAGTTTGATTCTTCTAATTTTCAGCTTATTCTTTTTGAATGATTCAAAGTCAGAACAGTGTGACCTTTTTCCTGCTTTTgctttctccatgaaagatgcTTTACTAGAGCAGATGAATGGTTCGTACTTGCAGTAGGTGGTTATCAAACTATGCCAGCCCATCATGGCATGCGCATTATATACATTAAACTCTATCCAGAGGTACACCTGAATCTTATGAGAGTAAGGATTTAGCAATAAATGGAATGAAGGGCCGCATACTAGGTGGCAAGCCCGTCTATGGGCAGAATTCTCATTAGTATGGCGAGGATAGGTAGGGGCAAATTCTCAAATGAAACTAACAAgcagaacaaattaatttagtcAAGCAGCTGTCAAATTCCTACTCATTTTCATTTTGCTTAGAACCTTTATCCTCACTGTTATGTCTATGGTTACTAAAACTTGTACTGGTTCTGCACTTAGTGGCTATACATTTTAGCCGCCATCAAGGATGGCTTTTGTTATATCTGTTAAAGCACCAAAGATTGTTACCCACAAAACTCtttaagagaagaaaaggagaaaaaaaagaataatgtgTCCCACTGTTATATTATAACAAAATGTACATATTTGGCAGGGAAAGAAGACCAAAAGTCTAGATCGTCTCATTCCCTATATTTAACATAAGTGGCagaatttttttcccaaaaacttATTGAGTCGCTTACATACTATATCTCTTATATGCGATTAGGGAAAGTTTGCATACTTGTTGCCAATTAAGGACAGGAAAGCAGATTGAGTATTTGGGGTTGCATCCAAAACATGTACCTTGAATTATTGAAAAAATTCCGAAACTATTTCAAATCTTCTTGTTGAATAGTTCTCTCAATATTCACCATGAACAAATTAATCAAGAAGAATTCAATTATTCATGAATTATTGTTTTGCTCCTCTCTTGTTTTTTGATgtgattaaatatttaaatatctAACATAGTtctatattttttaagaaaattgaaTTACTTAGCTTTCCTGatttttttgttgatttttctgtttttttaatcCTAAATCCCAAATCTTTACCTCAAGGCAGATTGTTTTGGAaagttctctttcttttttgtaaatcttttaataaaaaaaaaaggagggagagggtgggccTTAGTATAATGGTCAGATTGCTCTATTGTGACTTGGttgtcatgggtttgaaacacagAAATAGTTTCTCCGCACTCGAAGGGTAAGGCTAAGTATATCTGATTCTTCTTAGATCCTGCAGTGGCGGAAGATCcactaggatttttttttttttttgaaaaaaggaGGGGTTTATTCTTTGCCTCTACCTGAGTATAGGTGAGATTCAAACTGGTCATTGGGTACTATTTCTCAATTATTGTTCTCTGGCAAGTTGAACTTGTGGCTTTGCTGATAAGACATGTTGACATCATGTGAAATTCCCTTGTGACGTGTAGGAGTGCTGCATCTGCCTCTCTTCCTATGATGACGGGGTGGAGCTGCGGGAGCTTCCTTGCAGCCACCATTTCCACTGCACCTGCATAGATAAATGGCTTCGAATCAGTGCAACCTGTCCCCTGTGCAAGTTTAATGTTATAAAGAGAAGCGACGATGGAATTGAGGAGGTGTAGAAGGTGCTTCTGGATCTCCAGCTTCCATCAACTTGTTCAAGTACTCCTGAAATGCTGTAATTGCCCATTCAGAAAATGAACGCCATCCATATTATTATTTGCATGAAATGTCTGTAATAGTCACTTGGGGAAGTGGAAATGCAATTTTAAGCTTGTAGTTCTCTGTCAAATAATATGCTTTTTCCGACATGCACACTTTGTTGAGAAGCGAACCACATAACAGGAGGATTCATTGTTTGGATACAAAAGTATGGAAATGCATTGCTGCCGAGAAAGAATGTAATATCATTGTCTGCCTTTTAGACATATAGAAATTAGATTAGgaaatattttctttcaaaacatcACATATATACTGAGAGGGGAACCAAGTAGCAGATAGATTGTCAAGAAGTATTATGGTTAAAGAGGATATTGGCATTTGATTCTAATTCTACTCTTCTAGGAAGCTTAGCAGCTTGTTGTATATTAACACCAGGCATCTCTTATCTAAGAAGATTTAATCATTTTTCTACTTAAAGTAAAATATCCTATCACCATCAAGGTTTTGGAGGTTTAGGGATTTTTGAGATGGGGGGTGGGGAAAACTAATCTGACATAGAGCTAGGGACAGGGCTTTAGTAAGTGGACCGATCTGCGCCCTACTCTCCAATTCCTAAAGGAACCTTCTTAAGGAAGTGAAAGCGCCTGGGACAACTAGCTAATAGGGGGGACGGAAGGACAGAGAGATTAGACCACAGCTTAGCTTGAGCTTGAGACTGAGTGCTTTCGAGAACGAAGTTTGTTGTCTGGTGATTGAGCTTGCGAGAACGAAGACAGATAGAGATCTTGATTTGGAAAAGACTGAGCTTGCAAAAAGAGTTTAGGCCATTCTGGACGTTTTCAGAATGGGGAGCTAGCCAATGCCAACCCTTTTTCGGACAGAGGAGGAGCTAAGAGCTCGACCCAGGCTTCTTCCTCTTTCCGAGAGattcaagaagaaggaaaagcacTTGGGTGAGAATAGAAATATTGGCTAGTCTCTGGTGGAATGACTAAAGAATAAAACGAGGCAGGTTCTACTTTGTTCTcgttaattttcttttccttatcttTTAGTGGAATTATTAAAAACTCAATAAGTAAAAATTTGTTATATAGCCCATTGTTGACAAGACtctttggaaaaaaaaggaaaaaaaaatcatgtaatGCGCGCACATGAACAATGATGTcttattagaaaagataaaagataaTGAGATATTAAAAATCATTTGTAGAGATAGCAAGAGTTTTTGTCTTCATctatgaacatattttaaaaattaatgagaAGATTTAACAATTTAGAAAGTTCAAATCCTATTAAGGCGTTGTTGATGTACACAGACTAAAATAATTAGACAAATGATAACCACGGTAGAAGacttttataataaaatatgacTAAAATTATGGTAAAAATTAATTGTTAGAAGGATATACATTAACAAAAAAATGTTCTACAAAGTTTTTGAAAATATCTATTTAAAAGAA is from Phoenix dactylifera cultivar Barhee BC4 chromosome 18, palm_55x_up_171113_PBpolish2nd_filt_p, whole genome shotgun sequence and encodes:
- the LOC103716709 gene encoding E3 ubiquitin-protein ligase At1g12760-like isoform X1, with amino-acid sequence MSATRYLNPIGGATIDSAPLLGPRRDGGGDDRGPRNGRRPSLRGAARFFQRASSRRTMREPSMLVREAAAEQLEERQSDWAYSRPVVFLDVLWNLAFVAAAVAVLILSWEERPSTPLRLWIGGYALQCVLHMVCVRIEYRRRHPPQGAEGSEDGGSGSRGSSGPSSPREVVEGGGYDAEQEQDEEGTSIAKHLESANTMFSFIWWIIGFYWVSAGGQALTHDAPQLYWLCIVFLAFDVFFVVFCVALACVIGVAVCCCLPCIIAILYAVADQQEGASDVVICQLPKYKFRRIGDSEKLGGDISRPSGGIMTESGSDQPIEHVLSAEDAECCICLSSYDDGVELRELPCSHHFHCTCIDKWLRISATCPLCKFNVIKRSDDGIEEV
- the LOC103716709 gene encoding E3 ubiquitin-protein ligase At1g12760-like isoform X2; the encoded protein is MSATRYLNPIGGATIDSAPLLGPRRDGGGDDRGPRNGRRPSLRGAARFFQRASSRRTMREPSMLVREAAAEQLEERQSDWAYSRPVVFLDVLWNLAFVAAAVAVLILSWEERPSTPLRLWIGGYALQCVLHMVCVRIEYRRRHPPQGAEGSEDGGSGSRGSSGPSSPREVVEGGGYDAEQEQDEEGTSIAKHLESANTMFSFIWWIIGFYWVSAGGQALTHDAPQLYWLCIVFLAFDVFFVVFCVALACVIGVAVCCCLPCIIAILYAVADQEGASDVVICQLPKYKFRRIGDSEKLGGDISRPSGGIMTESGSDQPIEHVLSAEDAECCICLSSYDDGVELRELPCSHHFHCTCIDKWLRISATCPLCKFNVIKRSDDGIEEV